The following proteins are co-located in the Flammeovirga kamogawensis genome:
- a CDS encoding alpha/beta hydrolase — protein MKNNQLLTCLLLLITLSVFAQNKEVKYALKEGVHYYDEATRQTDVYLNERCVVDVYYPKNKKGFPTIVWFHGGGLVNGNKEIPEALKNKGVAVIGVNYRLYPKVKAPVYIEDAAAAVAWAFKDIEKYGGSSEKIFISGHSAGGYLASMVGLDKKYLAKYNIDANDIAGLIPFSGHCITHFTVREERGIDGKQPIIDDLAPLYHVRKDAPPLLLITGDRELELLGRYEENAYMYRMMKVAGHTDTRIMELDGYDHGMVYPALPLLIKEVNRVVEQNK, from the coding sequence ATGAAAAATAACCAACTATTAACCTGTCTTTTATTATTAATTACCTTAAGTGTTTTTGCTCAGAATAAAGAAGTGAAATATGCTTTAAAAGAAGGTGTACATTATTATGATGAAGCAACAAGGCAAACAGATGTATACCTAAATGAACGATGTGTTGTAGATGTTTACTATCCTAAAAACAAAAAAGGTTTTCCTACAATTGTTTGGTTTCATGGAGGGGGACTTGTTAACGGTAATAAGGAAATTCCTGAAGCTTTAAAAAATAAAGGCGTAGCAGTAATTGGTGTAAATTATAGGTTATACCCAAAAGTAAAAGCACCTGTTTACATAGAAGATGCAGCTGCTGCTGTAGCTTGGGCTTTTAAAGATATTGAAAAATACGGAGGTAGTTCTGAAAAGATTTTCATTTCGGGACATTCTGCAGGAGGTTACCTTGCTAGTATGGTTGGGTTAGATAAAAAATATTTAGCTAAATACAATATTGACGCAAATGATATTGCTGGTTTAATTCCTTTTAGTGGACATTGCATTACTCACTTCACTGTAAGAGAAGAGAGAGGGATTGATGGTAAACAGCCCATAATTGATGATTTAGCACCTTTGTATCATGTGAGAAAAGACGCTCCTCCATTATTATTGATTACAGGAGATAGAGAACTTGAATTATTAGGTAGATATGAAGAAAATGCCTACATGTACAGAATGATGAAAGTAGCAGGACACACTGATACAAGAATTATGGAATTAGATGGGTATGATCATGGTATGGTTTACCCTGCACTGCCTTTGTTAATAAAAGAAGTTAATAGGGTAGTAGAACAAAATAAATAA
- a CDS encoding bestrophin family protein — MLIKKYYSIKDMTFWTRHETLLFILIASIPTVAYVIFAQKWLVLPWTPIALVGTAVAFVVGFRNNAVYDRLWEGRKIWGGIVNSSRSFSILVSDTVTNEYANDSNKLSEDELKKERLTIIYRHLAWLTALRYAMRTKKQWETFMEHRTNREWASRINIPEFEIDEQEAISEYLSESELAIVMKAANKCTVIQKLQSQHLRKLKEKGLIWEFSFLALEGHLKDLIALQGKSERIKNFPYPRQYASLNVYFVWIFLLLLPLGIIPEFAKIGHTVSESFPIIGKYFVWFSIPFSTLVSWVFHTMERIGTVGENPFEGSGNDVPISTIARGIEIDIRACVEEDPENIPKPFEVRLNVQM, encoded by the coding sequence ATGCTAATAAAGAAGTATTATTCTATTAAAGACATGACCTTTTGGACTAGGCATGAAACTTTACTATTTATTCTTATTGCAAGTATCCCTACTGTAGCCTACGTAATTTTTGCCCAAAAATGGTTAGTTCTTCCATGGACTCCAATTGCTCTTGTTGGTACTGCCGTTGCGTTTGTTGTTGGTTTTAGAAACAATGCAGTTTATGATAGATTATGGGAAGGACGAAAAATTTGGGGAGGTATAGTTAATTCATCTCGCTCATTTTCTATTCTTGTAAGCGATACTGTTACAAATGAATACGCTAATGATAGCAACAAGCTTTCTGAAGATGAACTCAAGAAAGAGCGCTTAACTATAATTTATAGACATCTTGCATGGCTTACGGCTTTACGATATGCAATGCGTACTAAAAAACAATGGGAAACTTTTATGGAACATCGAACAAATAGAGAATGGGCCAGTAGAATTAATATTCCAGAGTTTGAAATTGATGAACAAGAAGCAATAAGTGAATACTTATCTGAGAGTGAATTAGCTATTGTAATGAAAGCAGCCAATAAATGCACTGTTATTCAAAAATTACAATCTCAACATTTGAGAAAATTAAAAGAAAAAGGGTTGATTTGGGAATTTTCTTTTTTAGCTCTTGAAGGACATCTAAAAGATTTAATTGCTTTACAGGGCAAAAGTGAGAGGATTAAAAACTTCCCTTACCCAAGGCAATATGCTAGTTTAAATGTTTACTTTGTTTGGATATTTTTACTTTTACTACCTCTTGGAATCATTCCTGAGTTTGCTAAAATTGGACATACTGTCTCGGAAAGTTTCCCTATAATTGGTAAATATTTTGTGTGGTTTTCAATCCCATTTTCAACTTTGGTATCATGGGTTTTTCATACCATGGAAAGAATTGGAACTGTAGGAGAAAATCCTTTTGAAGGTTCTGGAAATGATGTCCCAATTTCAACTATTGCTAGAGGTATTGAAATTGATATTAGGGCTTGTGTTGAAGAAGATCCCGAAAATATACCTAAACCATTTGAAGTTCGATTAAATGTTCAAATGTAA